A genomic segment from Dasypus novemcinctus isolate mDasNov1 chromosome X, mDasNov1.1.hap2, whole genome shotgun sequence encodes:
- the HAPSTR2 gene encoding HUWE1-associated protein modifying stress responses 2 has translation MEDPPQEGEAEVAEPWLSKWERQCLAEAEHREQLHPELQEAAAAEAGGLKSEQQRLWHLFQTSATAVAQLYKDSECPQPGLSMWDPFQNAAVAVTSLYKESGDAHQRSFDLGVQVGCQRRIKDVLEWVKKGRSTIRREDLISFLCGKVPPAPLPSPPRAPRVPPKSPAAAASQAGAPEASPSVDVDLQPFHEAIRLHGLSSTLASISGPAGGEQRTGGFLDAAAAALHAEEPAPHLDSAGIRKRPSAQCGDGLTDAPTHKRNRTA, from the coding sequence ATGGAGGATCCGCCGCAGGAGGGCGAGGCCGAGGTCGCGGAGCCCTGGCTGTCCAAGTGGGAGCGTCAGTGCCTGGCCGAGGCCGAGCACAGGGAGCAGCTGCACCCCGAGCTGCAGGAGGCGGCGGCTGCCGAGGCGGGGGGGCTCAAGAGCGAGCAGCAGAGGCTGTGGCACCTCTTCCAGACGTCGGCCACCGCCGTGGCCCAGCTCTACAAAGACTCCGAGTGCCCACAGCCGGGACTGTCCATGTGGGACCCCTTCCAGAACGCCGCCGTGGCCGTGACCAGCCTCTACAAAGAGAGCGGCGATGCCCACCAACGAAGTTTTGACCTGGGCGTTCAGGTTGGCTGCCAGCGTCGCATCAAGGACGTGCTGGAGTGGGTGAAAAAGGGCCGGAGCACCATTCGCCGCGAAGACCTGATCAGCTTCCTGTGTGGCAAAGTGCCCCCCGCGCCGCTGCCATCGCCGCCGCGTGCCCCCAGGGTGCCCCCGAAGTCGCCCGCCGCGGCCGCCAGCCAGGCCGGGGCCCCGGAAGCCAGCCCGTCGGTGGACGTCGACCTGCAGCCCTTCCACGAGGCCATCCGCCTTCACGGCCTCAGCAGCACCTTGGCGAGCATCAGCGGGCCGGCGGGCGGCGAGCAGCGGACAGGTGGCTTCCTcgacgccgccgccgccgccctccACGCGGAAGAACCGGCCCCTCACCTGGACAGCGCGGGGATCCGCAAGCGCCCGTCGGCCCAGTGCGGGGATGGCCTCACTGATGCCCCGACCCACAAGCGCAACCGGACGGCCTAG